Proteins encoded within one genomic window of Candidatus Baltobacteraceae bacterium:
- a CDS encoding STAS domain-containing protein, protein MVIEYRPDAIAALETAVLAALQGGAVQVVLDLDTVESLDTDGVRGLIKLLRSSRAAGGELALSVSKPGVRRTLAVTALDRLFPVVEAAA, encoded by the coding sequence GTGGTCATCGAGTACCGCCCCGACGCCATTGCAGCCCTCGAGACGGCAGTCCTTGCCGCCCTCCAAGGCGGTGCCGTACAGGTCGTTTTGGACCTCGATACGGTCGAGTCGCTCGATACCGACGGCGTTCGGGGCCTCATCAAGCTTCTCCGCAGCTCGCGCGCCGCAGGCGGCGAGCTCGCGCTGAGCGTCAGCAAACCGGGCGTGCGCCGTACTCTGGCGGTCACGGCGCTCGACCGGCTCTTTCCCGTCGTCGAGGCCGCGGCATGA
- a CDS encoding serine hydrolase yields the protein MLTRIFFGGIVLRLDPDLLLGAALNAGLGPASIVVAPLDLAAGPVTVEPELPLYPASMIKVPVVAATLSEIASGRLSPIDSTVTVEPANMTANDAASPLVPGYEATLRELMWLAIARSDNVATNVLFDVVGRERATEIAREKLGLSTTAFYRKLSGGDPLIDDPQWDGVHRNAHPAAECAHLMRAIAENAIAHAALLREMLAAQEWNEKLNGGLLSWDRFAHKTGDTSEVTHDGGILVTGEGKRFVIVVYTGLPSTPENNARFAPFMRAIRGLL from the coding sequence GTGCTTACACGCATTTTTTTTGGAGGTATTGTCCTGCGTCTCGATCCTGATCTGCTCCTAGGGGCGGCCCTCAACGCCGGCCTCGGGCCGGCTTCGATCGTGGTCGCCCCGCTCGACCTGGCCGCCGGGCCGGTCACCGTCGAGCCGGAGCTGCCGCTTTATCCGGCGAGCATGATCAAGGTGCCGGTGGTCGCCGCTACCCTCAGTGAGATCGCTTCGGGCCGGCTTTCCCCGATCGATTCGACGGTGACGGTCGAGCCCGCGAATATGACCGCCAACGACGCCGCCTCGCCGCTCGTACCGGGGTATGAGGCCACTTTGCGCGAGCTCATGTGGTTGGCAATCGCACGCTCCGACAACGTCGCGACGAACGTGCTGTTCGACGTGGTCGGCCGCGAGCGCGCAACTGAGATCGCGCGGGAAAAACTCGGCCTAAGTACCACCGCGTTTTATCGCAAGCTTTCGGGAGGCGACCCGTTGATCGACGATCCGCAGTGGGACGGCGTTCATCGCAACGCGCATCCGGCCGCCGAGTGCGCGCACCTGATGCGAGCGATCGCGGAGAACGCGATTGCGCACGCGGCCCTGCTGCGCGAAATGCTCGCGGCGCAGGAGTGGAACGAAAAACTTAACGGCGGCCTGCTCTCGTGGGACCGCTTCGCACACAAAACCGGAGATACCAGCGAGGTCACGCACGACGGCGGCATTCTCGTCACCGGCGAAGGCAAGCGCTTCGTCATCGTGGTCTATACCGGTTTGCCGTCGACTCCCGAGAACAACGCGCGTTTCGCGCCGTTCATGCGTGCGATACGAGGACTCTTGTGA